In Massilia antarctica, the following are encoded in one genomic region:
- a CDS encoding formylglycine-generating enzyme family protein has protein sequence MQSTLLFSLALMASTGAAAATGSLTEPPMVVIKGGTFAMGGATPGQDKDYPTDQPVHDVRVAAFQMAKYEVTVGQFREFVEATGHQTQKECWKFASTEWGMDMGPGAWNTPAYAPTDYHPVMCVTWKDATAYAAWLSAKTGKPYRLPSEAEWEYAARAGSKTDYPFGDDASQVCRHANIRDISGSKAIAAIIRRAGKKPAVCDDGAEFTSVVGMYEPNAFGLYDMIGNVGEYVADCEHLNYEGAPADGSAWTTDCHRPASPMKMHRGGSYSSRDARTVVRGHAGDENASSIGEGFRLALGGPVQAQGPAVARFEAQLATARTAERARRNTAK, from the coding sequence ATGCAAAGCACCCTCCTGTTCTCTCTGGCCCTGATGGCATCGACCGGTGCGGCGGCCGCCACCGGCAGCCTGACCGAACCCCCGATGGTCGTCATCAAGGGCGGCACGTTCGCGATGGGCGGCGCCACCCCGGGGCAGGACAAGGACTATCCGACCGACCAGCCGGTGCACGACGTGCGCGTGGCCGCATTCCAGATGGCGAAGTACGAAGTCACCGTCGGCCAGTTCCGCGAGTTTGTCGAGGCGACCGGCCACCAGACCCAGAAAGAATGCTGGAAATTCGCCAGCACCGAATGGGGCATGGACATGGGTCCGGGCGCCTGGAACACGCCGGCCTACGCGCCCACCGACTACCATCCGGTCATGTGCGTCACCTGGAAGGACGCCACCGCCTACGCCGCCTGGCTGTCGGCCAAGACCGGCAAGCCATACCGCCTGCCCTCGGAAGCGGAATGGGAATACGCCGCGCGTGCCGGCAGCAAGACCGATTATCCCTTCGGCGATGACGCCAGCCAGGTATGCCGCCATGCGAACATCCGCGATATCTCGGGCAGCAAGGCGATTGCCGCGATCATCCGCCGCGCCGGAAAAAAACCCGCCGTCTGCGACGACGGCGCCGAGTTCACCAGCGTGGTCGGCATGTACGAGCCGAACGCCTTCGGCTTGTACGACATGATCGGCAATGTCGGCGAGTACGTGGCCGACTGCGAGCACCTTAACTACGAAGGCGCGCCGGCGGATGGCTCGGCATGGACCACCGACTGCCACAGGCCCGCGTCGCCCATGAAGATGCACCGCGGCGGCAGTTACTCCTCGCGCGACGCGCGCACGGTGGTGCGCGGACACGCCGGAGACGAGAACGCGAGCAGCATCGGCGAAGGCTTCCGCCTTGCGCTGGGCGGACCGGTGCAAGCGCAGGGACCGGCGGTTGCGCGCTTCGAAGCGCAACTGGCCACGGCCCGCACGGCCGAACGCGCGCGGCGCAACACGGCCAAATAA